In Zingiber officinale cultivar Zhangliang chromosome 3B, Zo_v1.1, whole genome shotgun sequence, a single window of DNA contains:
- the LOC122055256 gene encoding transcription factor HEC3-like has translation MADNISSGSWDLEMMMSVGNQFALDHASQFFHPLDPRPFITEHQQGAMESGREDEDEEETAAAAEEEETSLGAMKEMMYRIAAMQPVDIDPATIRKPSRRNVRISDDPQSVAARIRRERISERIRILQRLVPGGTKMDTASMLDEAIRYVKFLKRQVHRLQSFSSNNQPPPSPFAGAAASSSAMAVPPPPPPPPGLCFGFHDSTH, from the coding sequence atggcTGATAACATCAGCAGCGGCTCGTGGGATCTCGAGATGATGATGAGCGTGGGGAATCAGTTCGCTCTTGATCACGCCTCCCAATTCTTTCATCCCCTCGATCCACGCCCCTTCATAACAGAGCACCAGCAGGGCGCCATGGAGTCCGGCCGGGAAGACGAGGATGAGGAAGAGacagcggcggcggcggaggaggaggagacgaGTTTGGGCGCGATGAAGGAAATGATGTACCGGATCGCGGCGATGCAGCCGGTGGACATCGACCCGGCCACCATCAGGAAGCCGAGTCGCCGCAACGTGCGCATCAGCGACGACCCGCAGAGCGTGGCGGCGCGGATCCGGCGGGAGCGCATCAGCGAGCGGATCCGCATcctgcagcgcctcgtccctggCGGCACCAAGATGGACACCGCCTCCATGCTCGACGAGGCCATTCGCTACGTCAAGTTTCTCAAACGACAGGTCCATCGTCTGCAGTCTTTTAGTAGCAATAACCAACCTCCGCCGTCTCCGTTCGCCGGCGCCGCTGCTTCGTCCTCCGCCATGGCagtgcctcctcctcctcctcctcctcccgggTTATGCTTTGGCTTTCATGATTCCACGCACTAA